A window of the Arcobacter sp. F155 genome harbors these coding sequences:
- a CDS encoding HD domain-containing phosphohydrolase yields the protein MNYLKILGASGSKTKLKGTTSFQVFKSIVVDAGNVINSLSDETLLINHIFITHSHSDHITDLPFIIESFYEKREETLKVYGSKETLNSLKEHTFNDKIWPDFTKINLLNSNKKALEFIEIHEDETIKIENYEITAIKANHIAGAYGYQIIKDDDTGYLISGDTYSNPKMWETINNNSKIKCLIVECSFPSYLEQLAQTSMHLTPKLLKEDLKNLKRDDVQIFLYHIKPSYFEKMVEEINEYEILKNGGKILNEGDIIHIDTKQIESDIISQNKFERIMDINLQLSSELDKSVLFEMILTLTRELTHCEAGTLYILSRDKKSLEFKVVQNDPLNIFMGGTKDNLTWDSLPLYLNDGSKNKSMVAVVAALENRIINIPDVYNNEEYNFQGTKDFDKTTGYESKSMLVIPLVNHEEDVIGVLQLINKTKISKSKIPFNEEDEKVIKALASQAAMALTNSFLINSLEDFLNAFVATIAHAIDAKSKHTRNHIGRVAKVANYLAQAIHEDKTIYKDVSYSENDFRQIELAAWMHDIGKISMPESVIDKSTKLEKMIDRIEFIEERIEILKRDEEIKLLKNEITKEEYDKNIKNFDDDIKFLKKANIGGEFMKDEDVQRVKLIAQYKYKKEGKEINFLSEDEEFNLCIKKGTLTNDEKSIMNYHAQLSLDMLSSLPFPKKYKDVLNIAANHHEKLNGKGYPRGLDESQLALEDRIMILADIFEALTSNDRPYKDAKKLSEVFKILSFMAKDGEIDGELLKFFHENSVLLKYAKEELFDYQVDECKLLF from the coding sequence ATGAACTACTTAAAAATACTTGGAGCAAGTGGTAGTAAAACAAAACTTAAAGGAACTACCTCTTTTCAAGTTTTTAAAAGTATTGTAGTTGATGCTGGAAATGTAATCAACTCATTAAGCGATGAAACTCTTTTAATAAATCACATTTTTATTACTCACTCTCACTCTGACCACATAACTGACTTACCTTTTATTATAGAAAGCTTTTATGAAAAAAGAGAAGAGACCCTAAAAGTATATGGTTCAAAAGAGACATTAAACTCTTTAAAAGAACATACTTTTAATGATAAAATTTGGCCAGATTTTACAAAAATTAATCTTCTTAATAGTAATAAAAAAGCTTTAGAGTTTATTGAAATCCATGAAGATGAAACAATAAAAATAGAAAACTATGAGATAACTGCAATAAAAGCTAACCATATAGCTGGTGCATATGGATATCAAATTATAAAAGATGATGATACAGGTTATCTAATAAGTGGTGACACGTACTCAAATCCTAAAATGTGGGAAACTATAAATAATAACAGTAAAATCAAATGTCTTATCGTAGAGTGTTCATTCCCTTCTTATTTAGAACAACTAGCTCAAACAAGTATGCATCTAACTCCAAAGCTATTAAAAGAGGATTTAAAAAATCTAAAAAGAGATGATGTACAAATATTCTTATATCATATTAAACCCTCATATTTTGAAAAGATGGTTGAAGAAATCAATGAGTATGAAATATTAAAAAATGGTGGGAAAATACTAAACGAAGGTGATATAATTCATATTGACACAAAACAAATTGAGTCTGATATTATAAGTCAAAATAAATTTGAAAGAATTATGGATATAAACCTTCAACTTTCAAGTGAACTTGATAAAAGTGTACTTTTTGAAATGATTCTTACTCTTACAAGAGAACTAACTCACTGTGAAGCAGGTACACTATATATTCTATCAAGGGATAAAAAGTCATTAGAGTTTAAAGTAGTTCAAAATGATCCATTAAATATTTTTATGGGAGGAACAAAAGATAATCTAACATGGGATTCTTTGCCTTTATATTTAAATGATGGCTCAAAAAATAAAAGTATGGTTGCAGTAGTTGCAGCTTTAGAGAATAGAATTATCAATATTCCAGATGTTTACAATAATGAAGAGTATAACTTCCAAGGAACTAAAGATTTTGATAAAACAACTGGTTATGAATCAAAATCAATGCTTGTAATTCCATTAGTAAATCATGAAGAAGATGTAATTGGAGTACTTCAACTTATAAACAAAACAAAAATCTCAAAATCAAAAATTCCTTTTAATGAGGAAGATGAAAAAGTAATTAAAGCCTTAGCTTCACAAGCAGCAATGGCTTTAACAAATAGTTTTCTAATAAATAGTTTAGAAGACTTTTTAAATGCTTTTGTGGCAACTATTGCACATGCAATTGATGCAAAATCAAAACATACTAGAAATCATATTGGAAGAGTTGCAAAAGTTGCAAACTATCTTGCTCAAGCAATACATGAAGATAAAACTATCTATAAAGATGTTAGTTATAGTGAAAATGATTTTAGACAAATTGAACTTGCAGCATGGATGCATGATATTGGTAAAATCTCTATGCCTGAATCTGTTATTGACAAATCAACAAAACTAGAGAAAATGATAGATAGAATTGAGTTTATAGAAGAAAGAATTGAAATTTTAAAAAGAGATGAAGAGATAAAACTTCTTAAAAATGAAATTACAAAAGAAGAGTATGATAAAAATATCAAGAACTTCGATGATGATATTAAGTTTCTAAAAAAAGCTAATATTGGTGGTGAGTTCATGAAAGATGAAGATGTTCAAAGAGTTAAATTAATAGCTCAATATAAATACAAAAAAGAAGGAAAAGAGATAAACTTCTTATCTGAAGATGAAGAGTTTAACCTATGTATAAAAAAAGGAACTCTTACAAATGATGAAAAATCAATAATGAACTATCATGCCCAGCTTTCACTTGATATGTTATCATCGTTACCTTTCCCAAAAAAATATAAAGATGTATTAAATATAGCTGCAAACCACCATGAAAAACTAAATGGAAAAGGATATCCAAGAGGATTAGATGAATCTCAATTAGCCTTAGAAGATAGAATTATGATTTTAGCTGATATCTTTGAAGCATTAACATCTAATGATAGACCTTATAAAGATGCTAAAAAACTATCTGAAGTATTTAAAATACTCT
- a CDS encoding cation diffusion facilitator family transporter, whose protein sequence is MTPQKKATVVSSSVAAILTLIKLVVGIASGSVAVLASAIDSVLDMFVSIFNYFAISNSEKPADKHFNYGRGKIEALASVIEGTIICISGLFLLYQAIKKAINGETSQYLEMSLIVMTISIVITVSLVIYLNRVAKQTGSMVIKADALHYKTDVYTNAAVFVSLILVNFTGIELIDVIVGGGISLFIIYSAYELIQDGVLVLLDRAVDEEIVKEIVQIIKNEEKVNTHHLLKTREAGSQTFVEVHLVFDCVITLMDAHRVSDKIEDKIKKLDPKKDWIINIHMDPYDDFEINEEK, encoded by the coding sequence ATGACCCCACAAAAAAAAGCAACGGTTGTATCAAGTAGCGTTGCAGCAATTCTTACACTAATCAAATTAGTAGTAGGAATTGCAAGTGGTTCAGTTGCTGTTCTTGCTTCTGCCATTGACTCTGTACTTGATATGTTTGTATCTATCTTCAACTATTTTGCGATTAGTAACTCTGAAAAACCTGCTGATAAACACTTTAACTATGGAAGAGGAAAAATTGAAGCCCTAGCTTCTGTTATTGAAGGTACTATTATTTGTATCTCTGGTCTATTTTTACTTTACCAAGCAATTAAAAAAGCAATCAATGGTGAAACATCACAATACTTAGAGATGTCATTAATTGTAATGACTATTTCAATTGTTATTACAGTAAGTTTAGTTATCTATTTAAATCGTGTAGCAAAACAGACTGGAAGTATGGTTATCAAAGCTGATGCCCTACACTATAAAACAGATGTTTATACAAATGCAGCTGTTTTTGTATCTCTTATTTTAGTAAACTTCACTGGAATTGAACTAATTGATGTAATTGTTGGTGGAGGTATTTCACTTTTTATTATCTATTCTGCTTATGAGCTAATTCAAGATGGTGTTTTAGTTTTACTTGATAGAGCTGTTGATGAAGAAATAGTAAAAGAGATAGTTCAAATTATTAAAAATGAAGAGAAAGTAAATACACACCACTTACTTAAAACAAGAGAAGCAGGAAGCCAAACTTTCGTAGAAGTTCATTTAGTATTTGATTGTGTAATTACTCTTATGGATGCCCATAGAGTATCTGATAAAATAGAAGATAAAATCAAAAAACTAGACCCTAAAAAAGACTGGATTATAAATATTCATATGGATCCTTATGATGACTTTGAAATCAATGAAGAAAAATAG